The DNA region GACACCCATAGTGAACTAATAGACTATCACTAGTGCTTTGAATTTGACTTTGATAGTGCACCTACCTCCTCAATCACtagtgcttttttttaaaatatgtgttgATGTATGTTGATGTGTTTTCTCAATATTTTCTATGACttttatataacaataaatCTATAAAAGTTTACATGTCTTCTTCTGTTCTTCTGTTCACCATATAATTTAGTTAAAGAGTAATAGATGATAAAGATCACAACAGCATAATTATCTATATATACAAGATGAATACTACATAATTAATTAAGAAAACCTATGAACATTATACATAGTGAAATCAcggaaaatttgcaaaaaatgatTTCACTCCCATGACAATGACATTACAAATGTTCATAAATGCATTAAGAAAGCAATGTatgtaatgttaaaattttacctAACTAAGTGAAATCACGGACATATAATGGCTCAAGGAAAATTGGCTAAAAATGCCTTCACTATacacaaatgtttataaaaggCATTAATTAAGACGGCTAGATATCATATATTGAAAAGGGGCGAAACCACTCAGCGCGAAACCTCTCAGGGCAGATGATATAAACCATCGAAATTTCTTATAATTCATCGTGGAGAGTTTTTCGGGATTGATATATCATTGCGATAATTAGCTTAATTAGTTGAATAAGTGGGTTGACCACAGTTTGCTCCCTTGTGGGAGATCTTCAACTGAACCGGGAATTGAAATCAAGATTAGACTTGTTTTCATCAGAATCTTTAAAGCGCTTCGATGTAACGGTAACTATTTTGGAATAATTGAAGAACCTCACTTACATTGATGCATAAACACCCggataaaaacaatttgttcaaaagttgaCAGTAACGACCAAGCATTTGATCTGTACATAATTGGGAAAATAATGACTTAAAGTTAACAGAAATGGCTGCAATAGATTTATCCAAAACGTTTGATGAAATGGAGTCGGATGAACTCAGTTTGGAAACGTCTGTTCCAACTGATTTGACTCTATCGCCAGACCGAGAAAATGGACACACAGACGATCGCAGGGATAGGAAATCTAAAGTAACAAGACAGTTGatagaaagaaaacaattaatGCACGACATGCAACTTCTAAGAATTGAGTTATCTCAAAAGAATTTAACTCTCGAAAACATGAAAGCCGAATCTCTTAATAGGGTTGAAGAGTTGgaagaaaaacttaatgatgcTTTACATCAAAAGCAAATTCTTGCAGCTCGTCTTGAATCACAGTTATCTATTCAAGAACAAGAATCAAAACGGCGACAAGAATTGATAAAATCGGAATTGGAAGAAGTCCGTCAACGACAGAAACAATTAGAATCAACAAATGAACGTTTAGAAGAAAAGGCGGGGAATGTCAGGAGAACTTTGAGAGATTTAGATATTACAGAGGATAAATATTATGAACTACGGGGTCAGAGTGAGGAAGACATTTCACTGCGAGAGTATGTGGCGGTAAGCTTTGCACTATACATAAATTATACTTTATCAGTTTATGTTCATTATAAGTATACATGTTTGAACATCATCATTCCAAAACTGAATTGAAGATCTGTATCAGTGCCCAGAATTACAGCACATCTATGCCTTCAGTCCACTGCACAGTCATAGTAATGTgtctattttcatttttcagatgAAAATGTTTGAAGCAGTCCGTCCACTTCAAACTGAAATAGATCAGATGCGGCTAAGAAATAAAACATTAGAAGATCAAACTAAATCATTTTCCAAAGAAGTTTTAGAGTTACAGGAGGTATGATGTGCAACTTTTAATTAATGCACTATCTATAGATTAGAAGGTATGacatgatttatattttatatcaaagttAAAAATGGGTTCCAAGTGTTGTGCTTGTATTTTACAGAAATTAGATGCTGAGCGACAGGAGCACGGTGAATTACGCATAAAACACCAGAGAATGATCATTGATTTCTCTGACACAAAGTCACAAGTCAAACACGATAActtcaaagttgaaaactatGACAGggtgaaaatgtaaatatagtttttaattatcaaatattgataAGAACTGAAAATGCTTGTTGTACTGCACATATTTCTGTTGAACTTGATctatgtttaaacaattttgatttgtttgtgtTTTACATAGTGAAAGGGATGGATTAGAACATGATCGTTTGGACATTCAGAGGCAGCTATCAGTACTAGAGGGAGCTCATCAAACCCTGACCAAAGAAAGGGATGACCTACACAGTGAGGTAGGATGGCAGAAATTTAGATTTGtcaatttgaagaaaagaaagtAACATTGGCTGGGCCAATACATACGCAATTTCTGGGCAATGCTGGCAAtgttaatattcttttaaatcgGCCAATATTAAGGGGGTGCTGGGTTTCAGAGGTGCCGGTTTTGAGAAGTTTCACTTTCCATATCCCACTGAATTTGGTGATGGGAAATTCCTACAATGTCTGTAACTGTTAACTCTGCATGAAacaacaaagaaagcattttactgtATAAATATATCCAATGTACCAATGCTTATTTCATGTATGTCTATTTCCTTAGCTGTCTGCAGCCAAGCAATCTCTGTCCTTGCTAAAACAAGACAAGGAGTACCTGACTAAACAGGTTTCAGACCTGACCAACAGGTGTACATACGCTGAGGAAAAGGTACAGCAGTCTGGTCATGAACTTGAGGACGCAAAGCGGGCCCGAGAGGAGATGTATGAAAAATATGTTTCCTCCAGGTAAGCAAACTTTACAGTTATTTGTGAATTCAAATGTTGAAGTTATCTTTGCTTTATTTTTGGAAATCTGTGTATCTGattaggaaaagaaaaaaatgaagggTATTAAAGTTTTGATagtaatttaaattgtatattaatgtttgattacaatgtacatgtagttgtgttttcttagaaaaggaaaaaattattttcaaactcATCATGTGTACATGTGTACTTTTAAAGGGACCAGTATAAGACAGAGTACGAGAATAAACTACGAGAAGAACTGGAACAGATCAGACTAAAAACAAATGGAGAGATTGACAGACTGCGAACCAGTACAAAGGAGATGTTTGAAAGGGAAAACAGGTATGGGACTGTGTACATTCATTGTTGCATTAACAATAATAAGCTCTTATTCCGAAGGTATCAGAACTAAAGAATAGTTCAAAATCAATGTTGCAGGAATTTACGAGAGGCAAGAGATATGGCAATATCTGAGAAAGACAGAGCCGTCGCCACAGAGAGGGAAACATCAACAAAATACGAGCAGTTACTTACAGAGTAAGTACAGATACCATGTGTACAATTACAGTAAATTAATGAAAAGTTATTTCCATAACACTttacattttaaagattaaattaagaaaaagtgaAGGAACTGTCGAGTACCTTTGGATAATCCACTCTAACCAACCTTTTCGGACACTtgaataatgaaatgaaattttgaaaaaaaaattaatttctctaatacatgtatctataatgCTAACTGACATTGATACACATTTTCTATTTGAGCACAGTTTTTAACAGGaataagaaaatcaaatattagtGGCCTGGTTTTAGCAGTTTGTGCTTTATAAACTGCAGTGATGTACAAAGacaaaaatgcatgtaccaTTTTCTCCAATAGCTTTCGCCAAGTGCAGATGCATGGTGACAGTAAGACAGCAGGGCTACAGAACGAGATGAAGCTGAAGAGCTTTGAGCTGGAGAGGCTACAGATGGTGCATGAGGATACGCTCCGTAACCTGGGCCAAGCCAAGCTGGACATTGAGAAGCTGGAGAAGAAGTCGGAGGTGGGTGGGAGGGTCCATTATTTGGCCTTTAGAAGAATTACCAGTACTTCATACTAGTATACATACTGATATATTGggaatacatatacatgtatatcagtttATTGCATTTGATACCCatatattggtacatgtatatgtgtatgGATGATTATCGTATGATGTTTATTGCATATGATAATATTCACCATATATAATGACACTGTATAATTTCAATACATAACATGTGACACCATAAAACCATTGACTTATAAGTTGAAGATGGATATTTCAGGTGTTGACCAAGGAGTACTACACTCTCCAAGCCGGGATGGACAAGAAAGTGGCAGAGTTAGAAGCACAGATGTCGGAGAAAAACGCCAAGATTCAGATGTATGAACGCGTGGAGAAAGAGCTAGACGAGGTGGTGCTCCAGGCAGCACATGGTCAGTAGCACTGGCTTTTACAGCGGTTTTGTCAGTAGGACAGGCTGTTACTGGGGTTTTGTCAGTAGCACAGGCTGTTACTGGGGTTTTGTCAGCAGCACAGGCTGTtactggggtttttttgttgCCTTTTTAAAGGAGTGTTATCTTTAGGAAATGAATAGTTTGATGATATAGTAACAATAATAAAAGTGACAGCTGCATTAATAATGAACTTATTTTCTCACCATATGTCATATTAAAGGAATAAGCAAAGTGAACTGGaaaattttcagggtttttatttgcaaaaaaaattttttttctacaaaaataatcaatatctGCTGATGCCAAATAAGAACTTGCAATGATTTATTGCTTAGTGTGGTTTTATTTAGTGAAGATCAATAGTAGAACATGTATTATTATGATGGGATCAAGTTGCAATGCATAATTTATGTTAATAGGCAATACAATGTACTGATATTAGATAATAATAATCAAGAGATAGATATTGAGtaggaaattttaattttcaaatttaaagtttaaactttGTAGTTAGTTTACATTTCAGGATATAAAGAGAAATTTGTAATTCATGTAGTGTCAAATCTTATATTTCAGTTGAAGATGATCAAGAGGCAGAGAAAGTTCTCTTTTCCTATGGTTATGGTGCTAATGTTCCAACAACATCAAAACGACGGTTACAGCAAAGGTACAGAACTGGTGTATCCCTGTGCAACTTTTTTGTCAACACTTCATTACTTGTATAGACAACAGAATTAAGCCATCCCTGACATCCATCTTCCTTTTTATTACATATATCCTCCAGAGTCAGAGTGCACTACCAGTAATCAGAGAGTTTTTTTCCACAGTGTTCATTTAGCCAGACGAGTTCTTGCCCTTGAGAAAATAAACACCCAACTGCGTCAAGACTTGGAGAGAGagaaaaccaaaattaaacagCTTGCTGAAGAGgtaattcttctttttttcctttattttgaataaatcaaTACTAGATATCAACACAGAGATGTTAAGATAATGTGACtcgggtaaaaaaaaaatgtttcctttgTTAGATTTTGTTAATGACAAAGTTCACCCTCCCTCCGTAAATATTGATTGCAGTGTTGTACCTTGTATATGTACCTGTGACAGCTTTCACCAATGAAAACCCAGACCATTTGATGATGCTTTTTTTAAGCttgtataaatgaaaaaatgatggAGATCGATGTTAGTTCTTCTACATAGGTAAATGTATTTCGAATAGATGTCAGGTATATTCAAGTTGGTGCTGTATTTCAGCTCAAGAACAACAATACGATATTAGACCAAGCCCAGCAGCCATACAACTATCTGATAGACAGTGTGCGACAAAGGGATGCTCAGATCAACAAGCAGAAAGAACACATTGCTAACTTGGAGGCAGATGTACAGTAGGTTCTTTTACATGACAAACCATTTGTCAAACGATCTGGAAATACTTTTGCACCacatattcatttcaattttttcaatacCTGCCACCATCCTCAACAATTATTGtacaaaattaatgatattttaaatagaaTATTTAAGAATTAAACAATGTCTTGTTCCAGACAACTAGAAAAGGAGAGAGACGATCTAGTCAGAACCAAAAACAACATGTCTCTGGATTTGGAACGCCTACTCAATCAAAAAGAGGTTCGTTGGTTTCATTTTTACTGGTTTTTGTTCAGCCTATCAGTTTGTTGtactttatcaaataaatatatgtgtCAGAGTTGCATTAATTAGAACAACTTTTAACATGCCTGGGTAAATACAATTAGTGATGTCTctcttttaaaagagaaaataaagtttaattgccggtaattaaaattttcacaaaagattttataaacaaaatggaaATATAGTCAGGATTAGAATGCAATATACATGTTTCTCTActtgcagttttataaaatattaaatattaaacaaatttaaaaacaatctcTGAATTCTTTCTTGTATATTTCTAGGAGATGTCGGTGATGAAACAAGTGGTGATGAACTTGTCTAATCGCCAGTACGGGGAAAAAAAGACAAAGTCTCGAGATCTTGCAAGACCCAAAAGTCCATCCACGCACAAAACATTTGGATCCTTTGAGCCACATGATGAACCAGAGATTGTAAAACCTGGCTTTATAACAGTTGTAAGTCTACTTTTGTACTCGATTAAAGCTGATTCTTAATTGTCAAATATCAGATCTTTGATACTTTCTTGCATTTACTTTCATAAATCTTTTGTGAATTTTTGTGTGTTCTTATGAACTTTAAACTGAATCAGAAATTTGACATGGCAGAAAAATCTTGGTAGGGGTAGCATCATCTAAATTTAAGCTTTTAACCCAGTTATGAATTCAATTTCAGACAAACGATAAATCCCATTGGTCCAAAAAACTGAAACAGAAGAACACAGAACAATCCACAAAGTTCTCCAAAGTGTATGCCACTGCCAAatcctgaccccccccccccccccaatccagCTCAGGCTCACCATGTTACAAATATACCATAATAAACAGTGACTCGGAATGTCCGAGGAAAATAATGGACTGTGATAAATGTAGTGTGGAAGGAGATGGAGGTTGTTGATTTTATACATTGGATAGATTGGATAAAGGCAGAAAACAGGCTAGATTGTAAATACTTTTACATCAATATGTAATTTCTGGTACCAGTACTTGTATTAagcaattgataaatattagAATAATAGAATTTTGAGCAGGTTTTTGCTTTTGAACCTTTTATTCCAGTTCAAATTTCAGTCAAATAATGAGCAGTTGATTTAGaattagaaaacaaaaataaaagtaaacaaatcATGTCACTAATGCTATTTTAGTACTTTTATCAGATACGTATTTAGTAATATTTGttattgtaaatgtattttttgtaaatatatttgaaacaataaaattttataaattccattacagtatttttaatcattaacTGGTGTTGTTTGTTTACATGCATAGATAAGTTGTGAATTTTTATTATCTTGCTTGATGTATAAATGGTCATGGTTGGAAATGTATACACCATAATTTTCCTAAATCATCTATTGGATTAATCCTGTTGGAGGTCAGAAGCAGAGTTTCATTCTGAGGCATTACAATACAAATCTTTATCAGGGTTGGGAGCATCGTCATTCATACAAGTCCAATATGGACCAGATTGTTGAGATTTCATCCTTTAGGACCAACACACAATAAATGTACCTTTATATTTCCTTTACTTGACACCTGAATATTTCTGCAACAACAGATACATATCAGGTGAGATGACGGTTGTTATTTTGGTAAAAGCTGGAACTAAGTGTGCCCAAAAAGTCACCTGGTTTGTATAAATCATGTTAAGGTAAACACTCCATATCGTAATTACTTTTTCGCATTTATTTGATCTTTTATTGGATATAAACACAAACAAACACGATAAGAAATAAGTTTAATGGTGCCAAGGTAAAAGGTCCTAAATTTGAACAGTATAAAATATGACTAGAATATTCCAGAGTTTCGTTTCAAACACTCATTGTATATGACGTCAATTTACACTGGCGGCTTTGATTGGTTGAGAGTGACTGACATCACGAGACTGTCTGTGATTTAAAGTCGGCGTTAAAAATCCATAGAAATCTTTATATCCCACTTGCTGGGCCTTGTTCCTTCTTTCATCTTCAAACGCTATGTATCG from Crassostrea angulata isolate pt1a10 chromosome 7, ASM2561291v2, whole genome shotgun sequence includes:
- the LOC128157062 gene encoding progesterone-induced-blocking factor 1-like produces the protein MAAIDLSKTFDEMESDELSLETSVPTDLTLSPDRENGHTDDRRDRKSKVTRQLIERKQLMHDMQLLRIELSQKNLTLENMKAESLNRVEELEEKLNDALHQKQILAARLESQLSIQEQESKRRQELIKSELEEVRQRQKQLESTNERLEEKAGNVRRTLRDLDITEDKYYELRGQSEEDISLREYVAMKMFEAVRPLQTEIDQMRLRNKTLEDQTKSFSKEVLELQEKLDAERQEHGELRIKHQRMIIDFSDTKSQVKHDNFKVENYDRVKIERDGLEHDRLDIQRQLSVLEGAHQTLTKERDDLHSELSAAKQSLSLLKQDKEYLTKQVSDLTNRCTYAEEKVQQSGHELEDAKRAREEMYEKYVSSRDQYKTEYENKLREELEQIRLKTNGEIDRLRTSTKEMFERENRNLREARDMAISEKDRAVATERETSTKYEQLLTDFRQVQMHGDSKTAGLQNEMKLKSFELERLQMVHEDTLRNLGQAKLDIEKLEKKSEVLTKEYYTLQAGMDKKVAELEAQMSEKNAKIQMYERVEKELDEVVLQAAHVEDDQEAEKVLFSYGYGANVPTTSKRRLQQSVHLARRVLALEKINTQLRQDLEREKTKIKQLAEELKNNNTILDQAQQPYNYLIDSVRQRDAQINKQKEHIANLEADVQQLEKERDDLVRTKNNMSLDLERLLNQKEEMSVMKQVVMNLSNRQYGEKKTKSRDLARPKSPSTHKTFGSFEPHDEPEIVKPGFITVTNDKSHWSKKLKQKNTEQSTKFSKVYATAKS